A single genomic interval of Corvus cornix cornix isolate S_Up_H32 chromosome 11, ASM73873v5, whole genome shotgun sequence harbors:
- the GPI gene encoding glucose-6-phosphate isomerase: MALSGDPHFKKLVEWHKANSSKLVLRQLFEADKDRFQKFSLTLNTDHGDILLDYSKNLVTEEVMKMLMELAKSRGVESARERMFSGEKINFTENRAVLHIALRNRSNVPILVDGKDVVPEVNKVLDKMKHFCQRVRSGEWKGYSGKAITDVVNIGIGGSDLGPLMVTEALKPYSKGGPRVWFVSNIDGTHIAKTLAELKPDTTLFIIASKTFTTQETITNAETAKEWFLRAANDPSAVAKHFVALSTNAPKVKDFGIDPENMFEFWDWVGGRYSLWSAIGLSIALHIGFDNFESLLAGAHWMDNHFHTAPLEKNVPVLLAMLGVWYINCYGCETHALLPYDQYMHRFAAYFQQGDMESNGKYITKKGSRVDYSTGPIVWGEPGTNGQHAFYQLIHQGTRMIPCDFLIPVQTQHPIRNGLHHKILLANFLAQTEALMKGKTADEARKELQAAGLSGEALEKLLPHKVFEGNRPTNSIMFTKLNPFTLGAIIAMYEHKIFVQGVVWDINSYDQWGVELGKQLAKKIEPELESDAPVTSHDSSTNGLINFIKKHRA, translated from the exons ATGGCGCTGTCCGGCGACCCCCATTTCAAGAAGCTGGTGGAATGGCACAAGGCCAACTCCTCCAAGCTCGTCCTGCGGCAGCTCTTTGAGGCCGACAAGGATCGCTTCCAGAAGTTCAG CTTGACCTTGAATACTGACCATGGGGATATCTTACTGGATTACTCCAAGAACCTTGTTACAGAAGAAGTGATGAAAATGCTGATGGAACTG GCAAAGTCAAGGGGTGTGGAAAGTGCCAGAGAGCGCATGTTTAGTGGAGAGAAGATCAACTTCACTGAG aACCGAGCTGTGCTTCACATTGCTCTGAGAAATCGCTCCAATGTGCCAATCCTTGTGGATGGGAAGGATGTTGTTCCAGAAGTAAACAAAGTGTTGgacaaaatgaaacatttctgtcaG AGGGTCCGTAGTGGTGAATGGAAAGGCTACTCTGGAAAGGCAATAACTGATGTGGTCAATATTGGGATTGGTGGCTCTGACTTG GGCCCTCTGATGGTAACTGAAGCCCTGAAACCGTATTCCAAGGGAGGCCCTCGTGTCTGGTTTGTGTCCAACATTGATGGTACTCATATAGCCAAAACCCTGGCTGAACTTAAACCAGACACTACTCTCTTCATCATTGCATCAAAG ACTTTCACCACCCAGGAAACCATCACCAATGCAGAAACGGCCAAAGAGTGGTTCTTGCGTGCTGCTAATGAT ccTTCAGCTGTGGCCAAGCACTTTGTTGCCTTGTCTACCAATGCT CCTAAAGTTAAAGACTTTGGAATTGACCCAGAGAACATGTTTGAGTTTTGGGAT TGGGTTGGTGGCCGCTACTCCCTGTGGTCTGCCATTGGTCTCTCCATTGCCCTGCATATTG GTTTTGACAACTTTGAGAGTCTGCTTGCTGGAGCCCACTGGATG GATAATCACTTCCACACTGCCCCCCTGGAGAAGAATGTGCCCGTtctgctggccatgctggggGTGTGGTACATCAACTGCTACGGCTGTGAGACGCACGCCTTGCTGCCCTATGACCAGTACATGCACCGCTTTGCCGCCTACTTCCAGCAG GGTGATATGGAGTCTAATGGCAAGTACATTACCAAGAAAGGCTCTCGTGTGGACTACAGCACTGGCCCTATTGTGTGGGGAGAGCCTGGCACCAATGGGCAGCATGCTTTCTACCAGCTCATTCACCAAG GAACTCGCATGATTCCCTGTGACTTCCTGATCCCAGTGCAGACCCAGCACCCCATCAGAAATGGCTTGCATCACAAG ATCCTTTTGGCCAACTTCCTTGCTCAGACTGAGGCCTTGATGAAAGGGAAGACGGCTGATGAGGCTCGCAAGGAGCTTCAGGCGGCTGGGCTGAGCGGAGAGGCTCTGGAGAAGCTCCTTCCCCACAAG GTCTTTGAGGGAAATCGACCAACCAATTCAATCATGTTTACAAAACTCAACCCCTTCACCCTGGGAGCCATCATTG CCATGTATGAGCACAAGATATTTGTTCAAGGAGTTGTCTGGGACATTAACAGTTATGACCAGTGGGG AGTGGAGCTTGGAAAACAACTTGCCAAGAAAATTGAGCCTGAACTGGAGTCAGATGCTCCAGTGACATCTCATGATAGCTCAACAAATGGGCTCATCAATTTCATCAAAAAACACAGAGCTTGA